The genomic stretch GCCACGAGACGAGCACGCTCGACGTGGCGGATCGCACCGCCACGACGCCCCGACCCAGATTCTCCATCAGCCGGGAACCGTTGGCGGGCGGCGGGCCGGTCGTCGGCGGCGGGCCAGTCGTCGGCGGCGGCGGGCTGCCGCCGTCGACCCGGACGAGTTGCCACTGTTGGTTGCTGGCGCCGGTGTCCGGCCACTGGACGAGTTCGGCACCGTCGGCGGTGGACCAGTCCAACACGTCCACCGCCTTGTTGGAATGCCGGGCGATCAGTCGGACATGACCACCATCGGAGTCAGCCAGCCGGAACTGCTGGTGCGAGCCGTTGTTGTCGCTCCACTGCACCAGCGGGGTGCGGTCGGCCGTCGACGCCTCGGACACGTCCAGCACCTTGCCGGAATGCCGCGACCGCAACCGGTAGAAACCGCCACCGGAATCCACGAACTGCCATTGCTGCCATGCACCGTCGTTACGCGTCCACTGGGTGATCCGAGCGCCGTCCCCGGTGGCCAACTCGAACACGTCCAACGCCTTACCCGAATGCCGGTTGACCAGTACGTACCAGGCGTTCGTGTCCACCGTCGCCGCCGAGGCGGCGGGCAGCCCGACGGCCACCCCGGTAATGGCGAGAAGCACGGTCACGCCCGCCGTCAGCAAGCTACGCCACCATCGGCGGCGATGTGATAGAGCCAAAATGGGTGTCATGGGAACTCCTATGATGGAAAGTGCGTCAGGCGATAGCTGGCCTGACCGACCAATTGAGGCAGATACCCGAAGGGCCACTCGGCTGTCAAAGGTCACCGCCTAGCGGGGCAGTGATCCTTCTACAGCCTCACCAGGCCCGACGGCCCGCTGACGAGGGATCAGTACACGTAGGGCCAGGCAGCCGAGTCGTAGCCGATGCGATTGATGCCGAGCAGTGCGGCACCGTTGTTGGCGTAGTAGTGGTAGAACAGGTGGTCGCCGTCGTTGTCGGCGAGGAACGCCTGATGGCCTGGTCCGTTGATGCTGCCGTGCGAGGCGAGGACCTGGGTGCCTCCGCCGGAGAGCATGGCCCTGCCGGCCCGGTCGACGTACGGCCCGGTCGGGCTCGCCGAGCGGCCCACCATGACGCGATACGTACTGTTGGCGCCCTGGCAGCAGCGGTCGAACGAGACGTACAGGTAGTACCAGGCGCCGCGCTTGACGATCACGGGCGCCTCGATGCCCGGGCCGTAGTTGGCAAGACTGTGCATCGTCGTGCCGAGCCGGTGTCCCGTCGCCGGGTCGACCTGGATCATCTTGATGCCTGACCAGAACGACCCGAAGCTCATCCACCACCGGCCCTGGTCGTCAACCAGCAGGTTGGGGTCGATCGCGTTGAAGTTGTCCGACGTCCGCGACTCGATCACCAGGCCCTGGTTGGTCCAACTTCCAGAAACGCCGGTGGTGCTGGTGGCCAGGAAGATCGCCGAGCGGTTGGAACCGAACGTCGATGCCGAGTAGTACAGGTAGTAGCGGCCGTTGCGGTACGACAGGTCCGGTGCCCACAGGTTGGCCGCGCCGCCGGTGTAGGCGGTGGTCCACGGTGCGCCGCCGGGGAAGACCGCTCCGGCGTTGCGGTAGGTGATCCGGTCGGTGGAGGTCTTCAGCGCGACATTGTTGCCGGTGTGCGCGACCAGGTAAGTGCCGTCGGGCCGCTTGACCACGGTGGGGTCGTGGACGCCGACGTCACCGGAGACCCTGCCCGGCTGCGGGTAGGTCGGCGGCGGAGTACCGGTGGGCGGAGGCGACGTGGGGGTGCCGCCGGGTGGGGTGGTCGGTGTCCCGCCGGCACCCAGGCGTACCAGTTGCCACTGCTGGTTGGCGCCGTCCACATCGGTGTAACCGGCCAGACGACCACCGTCCGCCGTCGACCACTCCCACACATCGATAACCTTGCCGGACTGCCGGTTCACGAACCGCACGAAGCCACCAGCCGAATCCTGCAACCGGAACTGCTGCGTAGCCGCCCCCCGATCGGTTGTCTGCACCAACTGGGTACCGTCAGCCGCCGCCGGCAACTCCAGCACCTTTCCACTGTGCCGTGACCGCACTGTGTAAAACCCACCGCCGGCATCCACGAACTGCCACTGCTGTACCGCCAGATCATTTCGCGCCCACTGATTCACCGGCGCGTTCTCCGCCGTCGACCACTCGAAGACATCCATCGCCTTGCCGCTGTGCCGATTCACGAACACGTACGACGCCGACGTATCCACCGTCGCCGCCGACGCCGACGGCACCCCGAACACCACCCCCACCCCCGCCAGCAGCACCACCACAGCGGCGACCATCCCCGCCCGCCAGCCACGCCACCGCGAACCCACCCGCGGCAACCCACCCAAACCCATCATCACTACCTCCTTAAAGTTGTGGACCGAGCATTTTCGGACCCCGAGCAGGAGAACGGGCAGCAAGCCAATCGAAGCCGACCCGCATAGATCGGCGCACGACTATTGCTTCGCATTACACGGCGATCAACGCACGGCCATCGCCACGTTACGCTGCCGTTACAAATGATTGTTCGCGTTAACATCGACACCTGTCAAGCATATGGCGCGTCGAACCTCGTCGAAATTTTCAATAATTGAAACAATCACGTAGGGAGACTGCTCGATCACCGAGGAGCCGCCTGGCGTGTTCGACACTCCGTACAGGACGGCGGATGCGACGTCTGACATCACTGGCCATAGTCAGACGTCGCATCCGGGCCCGACCTTCTGGGCGGACTCGCAGGTCAGCCGCCCGGCTGCGACTGGAAGGAGCACCGCAGCACCGTCCAGGACACCGGTGGAAGTACAACCTCGGCGCCGCTGGCGTGGATCGAGAGCTTCCGGTTGGGTCGCAGTGTGACCCTGTCCTGGTCACCCACGGTGTTGCTGGCGCGGATGTCGTCATCGGCAAGGGTCCACGCCTGCGCACGGGACACAGTAGCGTCGAAGCGGCTCAGGTCTATGGTGATCTGGACCGGTCGGCTTTCGTCGCGATTGACCACGAAGATCGCCACATCACCCGTCTGCACATCGTGGGTCGCGACCGCATCGACCACCGCCGCCTCGCCGTAGCGCACGGTCGGGTAGGACGGACCGTCGATATCCGTGCGTAGCACGTCACCACGCGCCAGGGCAGCGGTGCGGGCAAACGGATGAAAGATGGTCTGTCGCCAGGCAGGCCCGCCAGGCTCGGTCCGGATCGGAGCGATCACGTTGACCAACTGCGCCTGGCAGGCAGCAGTGACGCGGTCGCTGTGTCGCAACAGGGAGATGAGCAGATTGCCCACGACGACGGCATCGGCCACGTTGTATTCGTCCTCGATGACGCGTGGAGCGACCTGCCACTCATCCGCCCTTACCTGACTCTGGAATCGGGTGAGATACCAGACGTTCCACTCGTCGAAAGACAAGTGGATCTTCTTCTTGCTACGCAGCCTGGCCCCGATGCTGTCGGCAGTGGCGACGACGCTGTCGATGAAGTGGTCCATGTCCGTCGCAGAGGCGAGGAATGAGCCTAGATCGTTGTCATGTTCCTCGTAGTAGGCATGGCAGGAGACGTAGTCCACGAGGTCGTAGGTGTGCTCCAGGACAGTGGCTTCCCAGGCTCCGAAGGTCGGCATACTGGAGCTGGAGCTGCCGCAGACGACGAGCTCCAGGTCTGGTTCCGCGGCACGCAACGCCCGCGCGGTGGCGGCGGCGAGCTGCCCGTACGCGTCGGCGGTCTTGTGCCCGAGCTGCCACGGGCCGTCGAGCTCATTGCCCAGGCACCACATCCGGATGCCGTAAGGCTCGTCGGCGCCGTTGGCTCGGCGCAGGTCCGCCAGGTGGGTGCCGGCTACCTGGTTGATGTACTCGTGAACGTCCAGGGCATCCTGTACGCCCCGGGTACCCAGGTTGAGCGCGTACATGATCTCGACGTCGGCCTTGGTCGCCCATCGCGCGAACTCATCGATACCGACCTCATTCGTCTCGATGCTGCGCCAGGCGAGGTCACGGCGGCGCGGGCGCCGGTCCCTCGGGCCCACTCCGTCCTCCCACCGGTAGCCGGAGACGAAGTTGCCGCCCGGGTAGCGGACCGTCGTCACGCCGAGTTCGCGGGTGAGGGCCAGGACGTCGGTACGGAAGCCGTCGTCGTCGGCGGAGGGATGGCCGGGCTCGTAGAGGCCGGTGTAGACGCATCGCCCCATGTGCTCGACGAACGTGCCGAAGGTGCGCCGGTTGACCGGCGCCACCACAGCCGCGGGATCAAGCGTGACGCGAGCGATGTGCACAGTCCTTCTCCTCGTTCGGCGAGCGTTGACGACGACAGTCGGTCGAGTCGGTCATTTGAGAGCGCCGATGGTCAAACCGCCGCGCCAGTACCGCTGCAGCAGCAGGAACGCGGCGATCAGCGGGATGATCGCCACCAGCGAGCCGATGACAATGACATTGAACAGGGCGGGCCCACCGTTGCCGATGGTCGCGGACAGGTACCAGGACCGCAGGCCGACGGTGAGCGGATAGAGATCCTGGTCGCTGAGCATTACCAGCGGCAGGAAGAAGTTGTTCCAGGTTGCCACCATGCTGAACAGCAGGACCGTGACCAGCGCCGGCCGCATGGCGGGCAGCGCGACGCTCCGAAAGACCCGGAACTCTCCGGCACCGTCGATCCGGGCAGCCTCCAGCATCTCGTCCGGCACCGAGTCGTAGGCGTAGACCCGTAACAGGTACACCCCGAACGGATTGAGCAACGAGGGCAGGATCACCGCCCACACCGAGTTGACGAGCTCGATCTCGGCCATCATCAAATACGTCGGCAGTACCAGGGCGGTAGCCGGCACCATGATGAGGCCGAGTAGCAGCGCGAACAGCGCGTTGCGGCCGACGAAGCGTAGTTTGGCGAAGGCGTAGCCAGCCAGGGCGGCGATCGCGGTGGCACCGATACCGCTGGTCACGGCATACAGTGCGGAGTTTCCCAGCCAACGCAGGTAGTAACTGGATAGGTGTCGTTGATCTTTCAGAGGTGTTTGGCCGGGGTGGGTCGTTGACCTCGATCCGTCAGAGGGTCTTGCTCCCTGCCTGACCGTTTCGGCTTGACCGTTTTGTCCACCCGGTTTGGGTGTGATATCGCCACGTGTCGCTGTGGAAGCGCGAGTTCTCCGGGCCCTCGGTCACGGTCTTTCTACTGGTAGGTACAGGGGTCCAGGGTCAGGTTGTCAGTGGTAGCAGGGTGAGGCGCTGCCAGCAGAGGGTGAACGCGTCGGCCCACGGCCAGGTCTCGGGGATGGACAGGACACGCCGGCGGGCGTGGGCGGCCAGTTTCGCGGGCAGGTGCAGCAGCCGGTAACGCAGTGTTGCGGGTTCGGCGTGGGCGAGGTCGTCCTGGTCGTGCAGGCCGAGCAACCGGGTCCAGGAAGTGATGTCCGCGGCGATGTTGGCGGCGAGGACCCAGCCGCGGTTGACGGTCCAGGCCTTCGACGGCAGGTTCCGCAGGCCCATGGCCTTGTTCGTGCGCACCTTGTCTTCCACTCCTGCGTGCGAACGATGCAAAGCGTCGATCCATTGCGGCTGGTGCGAGCCCGGCACCCCGGCGATCCGGCTGATGTTGGTGGCGACGATCGCGTACCGCCAGCCGGTCCGCTTCTCCAGCGCGGTGAGATTCTTCGCGTGCCGGGCCGACGGCTTCGTGCGCCGCACGAGCAGCCGTAGCCGGCCGTTCCAGTTCTCCAGGCGCTGGTTGAGGCCGGTCAGTTCCGCGACATGCGCGGTGTCGACGGCCGTGCCGTCCTGGGCGAGGCCGTCGGTCCACGCTTCAGCAGGCAGTTGCTCGATCGCGATCTCGTCGGCGTCGGTGATCGTCCAGCCGACGGTGAACTTCACGCTGCGCCACAGCCGGTTCATCGCCTCGATGTGCTCGAGCAGGTCGTGGGTGGCACCGGCCCCATCGACCCTGATCAGAATCTTGCGCCGGTAGGCGACCGGCAACTGAGCGATCGCCTCACCGAGAACCCGGATGTGATCGGCGACCGTATTCGAGCCGGCACTGCCGGGCCGCAGCAGCATGGCCAGGCATTCCGCGGTGTTCGCACACCACGCACCGAGCGGATGGAACCCGAAACCCTTCTTGAACGTGGCCGCCGCACCCTGCTTCGGTGAGTGAGCGGTGATCAGGGTGGCGTCCAGATCGATGACCACCCACCCGGACAGCAGCTTGCCCGCCACCGTCAGCCACGGGAACCCTTGCGGGCGGCGGGCGAGCAGGGCCCATACGTGAGCGCGGACCTTCGCCCGCGCTTTGCCGATCCGTTTCAGCGCGGTCTCGTCGAGACCGGCCAACGCTCGCCGGACGGTTGGCTCCGACGGCCGATCACCGAAGACCAATCCCTGATGGGCGAGGACCGCGATGTCGGACATGCTCGTGGCGCCGAGCACGATCGCGACCGCGAGTGAGACCAGGACCGTGCCGCGATCCCACCACCCAGGGCCCTTGCCGCGCGGTAGCACCTTGTTCAAACCGCTGGTCAGACCGGTCCGATCTGCGCATTTGCGCAGCAGGACCGCACCCGCGTGACCGACCAGACCCTTCCCGCCCGCGCCGACGACCAGCCGCTGATCCCACCCGCTACCCTTACTCACCAGAAAGGTGCACCCGCTTCTGCTGTGGACATGGACTCGACACCCAAATCCTTGCAGGTCAGGAGCACCTTTCGTTTATCGCCCTCGATCAGTCAAATCGCCTCTGACTCGGGGAGGTTGACCGTTCGTGCCCGCCGATCCTTCGCAGCCGTCGTATGAGCAGCTGCTTGCGCTGAACGCGGACCTGTTCGCCCGGTTGGATCAGGCGCTCGGGCGGATCGCGGAGCTGGAGGCTGACCTCAGTACGGCGAAGTGCCGGATCGCTGATCTGGAAGCCCAGCTGAAGCAGTCGTCGAAGAACTCCTCGAAACCGCCGTCGACGGACGGGCTGGCCAAGCCGGCACCCAAATCTTTGCGCGGTAGGTCCGGGCGGGGGCCGGGGCGCCCGGCCGGGCAGCCCGGCGCCACTCTGGAGCAGGTCGCCGACCCCGACGTCATCGTGCGGCACACCCCCGAGGTGTGCGCGGGCTGCGACAACGATCTGGCCGGCGCGGCCGAAGTGTCCGTGACCCGGCGGCAGGTGTTCGACATTCCGGAACCGACGGTCGTGGTGACCGAGCATCAGATCGTCACCCTCGCCTGCCCGTGTGGACATCGCACCACCGGCATCGGGCCCGCCGAGGCCACCGCGCCTGCCGTGTACGGGCCGCGGATCGCCGCGATCGGGGTCTACCTGTTGCACGGGCAGTTCCTGTCGATCGGCCGTACCGCCGACGCGCTGCGGGACCTGTTCGGCCTGCCGGTCGCGGCGGCCACGGTCACCGCCTGGGTCAAACGCACCGCCCTCGGCATCATCGAGCAGGTGCTGCCGGTGATCCGCGACCGGATCCGGCAGGCGCCGGTCGTGCACTTCGACGAGACCGGGATGCGCGTCGAAGGCCGTCTGGCCTGGCTGCACTCCGCGTCCACCGGCACCGACGTGCTCCTCACGGCGCACCGCAGACGCGGCGCCGCCGCCATTGACGACGCCGGTGTCCTGCCCGGCTTCACCGGTGTCGCCGTGCACGACGCGTGGGCGCCATACGACACCTACACCAGCGCCAACCACGCCCTGTGCAACGCCCACGTGCTGCGTGAACTGGTCTACGTCACCGACACCGCCACCGGCCCCACCGCCGACCTCGCCACCCAAGCCATCAACGCGCTGCGCCGGCTCAACCGCCTGGCCGACGACGCCCACACCGGGCAGGACACAGCGAACCCGGACGCCCTACGCGAGCAGCAGTACCTGCTGCGCTCCGCCGTCGTGCTCGGCGCGCAGGCCACCGCCGGCCGCGACGGCAAACTCCAGCGCAAACACCACGCCCTGTTCGTCCGGCTCCGCGACCGCCGCGACGACTACCTACGATTCGTCACCGACCCGGCCGTCCCCTTCGACAACAACGCCGCCGAACAGACCATCCGTATGCCGAAACTACGGATCAAGGTCTCCGGAAGCATGCGCACCATGACCGGCGCCGAACACTTCGCCGCCATCCGCAGCTACACCGCCACCGCCATCCGCCAAGGCAACAACATGCTCGACGCCCTGATCCAAGCCGTCACCGGAAACCCCTGGATCCCCGCCACCACCTGAGCAAATCGGCGTACACGCATACCCGATGTTCCAGCACCTATCCAGTTACCGCAGGTAAACGCCGTCATCCTGGGCAAATAGCAGGCGCATATTGCGGAGGAGTTGCATGTCGGCGAACCAGAGCGGATCCGAGCCGAACAGTCCGTCGTTGTCCTTGGTCGCCGCGACGAGCAGCCACCAAAACGGCAGCAGGAAATAGACGACGAACAGGGCCATGACTGCGTTTGCGGCGACGGTGCCACCGCTGCGTCGCGCCCGCTGGATGACCTTTTCGGTCGGGGTGCTCATCGCAGCGAACTCCTTTTCCGCGTGGCGAAAAGGAAGATGTAGGAACCCACGAAGACCACCGCGCCGAGTAGGAACGAGATGGCCGCAGAGTAGTTGTACTGCTGGTACGAGAACGCCTGGTTGTAGGCATAGACGTTGGGCGTGTAGCTATTGGTGATCGCTCCCGGGTTGAGTGGCTGCAGGATGAGTGGCTCAGTGAAGAACTGGAGCGTGCCGACGATCGTGAAGACGGTGCAGAGCACCAGGGCTCCAGAGATTATCGGTGTCTTGATCCGC from Micromonospora craniellae encodes the following:
- a CDS encoding ABC transporter permease family protein, yielding MSTPTEKVIQRARRSGGTVAANAVMALFVVYFLLPFWWLLVAATKDNDGLFGSDPLWFADMQLLRNMRLLFAQDDGVYLR
- the tnpC gene encoding IS66 family transposase; translation: MPADPSQPSYEQLLALNADLFARLDQALGRIAELEADLSTAKCRIADLEAQLKQSSKNSSKPPSTDGLAKPAPKSLRGRSGRGPGRPAGQPGATLEQVADPDVIVRHTPEVCAGCDNDLAGAAEVSVTRRQVFDIPEPTVVVTEHQIVTLACPCGHRTTGIGPAEATAPAVYGPRIAAIGVYLLHGQFLSIGRTADALRDLFGLPVAAATVTAWVKRTALGIIEQVLPVIRDRIRQAPVVHFDETGMRVEGRLAWLHSASTGTDVLLTAHRRRGAAAIDDAGVLPGFTGVAVHDAWAPYDTYTSANHALCNAHVLRELVYVTDTATGPTADLATQAINALRRLNRLADDAHTGQDTANPDALREQQYLLRSAVVLGAQATAGRDGKLQRKHHALFVRLRDRRDDYLRFVTDPAVPFDNNAAEQTIRMPKLRIKVSGSMRTMTGAEHFAAIRSYTATAIRQGNNMLDALIQAVTGNPWIPATT
- a CDS encoding IS1380 family transposase, yielding MSKGSGWDQRLVVGAGGKGLVGHAGAVLLRKCADRTGLTSGLNKVLPRGKGPGWWDRGTVLVSLAVAIVLGATSMSDIAVLAHQGLVFGDRPSEPTVRRALAGLDETALKRIGKARAKVRAHVWALLARRPQGFPWLTVAGKLLSGWVVIDLDATLITAHSPKQGAAATFKKGFGFHPLGAWCANTAECLAMLLRPGSAGSNTVADHIRVLGEAIAQLPVAYRRKILIRVDGAGATHDLLEHIEAMNRLWRSVKFTVGWTITDADEIAIEQLPAEAWTDGLAQDGTAVDTAHVAELTGLNQRLENWNGRLRLLVRRTKPSARHAKNLTALEKRTGWRYAIVATNISRIAGVPGSHQPQWIDALHRSHAGVEDKVRTNKAMGLRNLPSKAWTVNRGWVLAANIAADITSWTRLLGLHDQDDLAHAEPATLRYRLLHLPAKLAAHARRRVLSIPETWPWADAFTLCWQRLTLLPLTT
- a CDS encoding family 43 glycosylhydrolase, with the translated sequence MMGLGGLPRVGSRWRGWRAGMVAAVVVLLAGVGVVFGVPSASAATVDTSASYVFVNRHSGKAMDVFEWSTAENAPVNQWARNDLAVQQWQFVDAGGGFYTVRSRHSGKVLELPAAADGTQLVQTTDRGAATQQFRLQDSAGGFVRFVNRQSGKVIDVWEWSTADGGRLAGYTDVDGANQQWQLVRLGAGGTPTTPPGGTPTSPPPTGTPPPTYPQPGRVSGDVGVHDPTVVKRPDGTYLVAHTGNNVALKTSTDRITYRNAGAVFPGGAPWTTAYTGGAANLWAPDLSYRNGRYYLYYSASTFGSNRSAIFLATSTTGVSGSWTNQGLVIESRTSDNFNAIDPNLLVDDQGRWWMSFGSFWSGIKMIQVDPATGHRLGTTMHSLANYGPGIEAPVIVKRGAWYYLYVSFDRCCQGANSTYRVMVGRSASPTGPYVDRAGRAMLSGGGTQVLASHGSINGPGHQAFLADNDGDHLFYHYYANNGAALLGINRIGYDSAAWPYVY
- the arfA gene encoding arabinosylfuranosidase ArfA — translated: MHIARVTLDPAAVVAPVNRRTFGTFVEHMGRCVYTGLYEPGHPSADDDGFRTDVLALTRELGVTTVRYPGGNFVSGYRWEDGVGPRDRRPRRRDLAWRSIETNEVGIDEFARWATKADVEIMYALNLGTRGVQDALDVHEYINQVAGTHLADLRRANGADEPYGIRMWCLGNELDGPWQLGHKTADAYGQLAAATARALRAAEPDLELVVCGSSSSSMPTFGAWEATVLEHTYDLVDYVSCHAYYEEHDNDLGSFLASATDMDHFIDSVVATADSIGARLRSKKKIHLSFDEWNVWYLTRFQSQVRADEWQVAPRVIEDEYNVADAVVVGNLLISLLRHSDRVTAACQAQLVNVIAPIRTEPGGPAWRQTIFHPFARTAALARGDVLRTDIDGPSYPTVRYGEAAVVDAVATHDVQTGDVAIFVVNRDESRPVQITIDLSRFDATVSRAQAWTLADDDIRASNTVGDQDRVTLRPNRKLSIHASGAEVVLPPVSWTVLRCSFQSQPGG
- a CDS encoding carbohydrate ABC transporter permease — translated: MTSGIGATAIAALAGYAFAKLRFVGRNALFALLLGLIMVPATALVLPTYLMMAEIELVNSVWAVILPSLLNPFGVYLLRVYAYDSVPDEMLEAARIDGAGEFRVFRSVALPAMRPALVTVLLFSMVATWNNFFLPLVMLSDQDLYPLTVGLRSWYLSATIGNGGPALFNVIVIGSLVAIIPLIAAFLLLQRYWRGGLTIGALK